From the Drosophila suzukii chromosome 2 unlocalized genomic scaffold, CBGP_Dsuzu_IsoJpt1.0 scf_2c, whole genome shotgun sequence genome, one window contains:
- the LOC139354527 gene encoding proton-coupled zinc antiporter SLC30A2-like isoform X4: MSKYQKLDSAMPPTAHEDDCAGGFPLYFNDNPQAKCRNQSYNLRSNGVDSGAVTAETNTVRILEERTWEVPLLGDSEDSASNQHSDHGRMDFNMELQCHSRQLGFRASRKNKAEQEAKFKILLAAFLCCIFMVIEFLGGYVAGSLAIMTDAAHLASDCISFIIGLVAISVGGRPPDERMSFGYKRFEVIGAVASILGIWFLTTFLVVVAVQRIYSQEFELDVNMMIPISGIGIAINIVKY; this comes from the exons ATGTCAAAATATCAGAAGCTTGACAGTGCCATGCCGCCCACTGCACACGAAGATGACTGCGCGGGGGGTTTCCCTCTGTATTTTAATGATAATCCTCAAGCTAAGTGTCGAAACCAAAGCTACAATCTCAGGAGCAACGGCGTGGATAGCGGTGCAGTAACAGCCGAGACTAATACAGTCCGGATTTTAGAAGAGCGAACGTGGGAGGTGCCTCTGCTGGGCGACAGCGAAGACAGTGCTAGCAACCAG CACTCCGATCACGGGCGAATGGATTTTAATATGGAGCTGCAGTGCCACAGCCGTCAGCTGGGATTCCGTGCTAGCCGCAAGAACAAAGCAGAACAGGAGGCCAAATTCAAAATTCTGCTCGCAGCCTTTCTTTGTTGCATATTCATG GTCATTGAATTCCTTGGCGGCTACGTGGCCGGTAGTCTCGCCATCATGACGGATGCCGCCCATTTAGCATCTGATTGCATTAGTTTCATCATCGGCCTAGTCGCCATTTCGGTGGGAGGGCGTCCACCAGACGAGCGCATGTCTTTTGGTTACAAACGTTTTG AGGTCATCGGAGCAGTGGCCTCTATTTTGGGGATCTGGTTCCTAACCACCTTTCTCGTGGTGGTGGCCGTTCAAAGGATATACTCCCAGGAATTTGAACTGGACGTCAATATGATGATACCCATTTCAGGCATAGGCATTGCAATAAATATCGT
- the LOC139354451 gene encoding uncharacterized protein: protein MLDTKDPEQRTITNHVLSLIKIDESTTEISHHASFDILPTRPVCIDSRTLLDRRTNNRISRHSKQGGTIGSSVKMETSRQGQTGLLEKMEPRVLQELQNRSKWTRKQMTVAVGHSRGTRRSGKGCQKIPKVMFQFIVLLAVANATQAVPIMAELPVKVGPLPNNTGTYVELRNGIALMSAEWTIISYFDLRLLAQENTAFKQNIEELSTWCLRGGSCPTIIQVLEQEASELYDGQQLFNHHRQRRGALNLVGNLANGLFGVLDSQYAQNMEEVIRRIQAKELHNTHLLKNQTSILDSIRERVMVSEVQELDNTLIFHTKIPLVDEEEYDVYQLTPTLVATQNHILATETETKYLAISDHRDRHFALTVEELNECTKMSKRPMLCNIKQTTLGPAHEQFQCALAAVQAEQKTSCKPEKIKTTSIWYPLDAPNSWIFATTQEVTLTYVCGKER from the exons ATGCTGGACACGAAGGACCCAGAACAACGGACTATAACCAATCACGTTCTGAGTCTAATCAAAATCGATGAATCGACCACGGAAATCAGTCACCACGCGTCATTTGACATACTG CCCACGCGACCTGTCTGCATTGACTCCAGGACACTTCTTGATCGGAGGACCAATAACCGCATCTCCCGACATTCAAAACAAGGAGGTACGATCGGGTCTAGTGTCAAGATGGAAACAAGTAGACAAGGTCAGACAGGATTGCTGGAAAAGATGGAGCCACGAGTACTACAGGAACTACAAAACCGGTCAAAATGGACAAGAAAACAAATGACGGTTGCCGTAGGACACTCAAGGGGCACCCGAAGAAGTGGCAAAGGGTGTCAGAAGATCCCCAAGGTTATGTTCCAATTCATAGTACTGCTGGCCGTTGCCAACGCCACCCAAGCCGTCCCAATCATGGCTGAACTTCCCGTAAAAGTAGGTCCATTACCTAATAATACGGGAACATATGTAGAATTAAGGAATGGAATAGCTCTGATGTCAGCAGAATGGACGATCATATCATATTTTGATCTACGGCTGTTAGCACAGGAAAACACTGCATTTAAGCAAAATATTGAAGAATTATCAACCTGGTGCCTTCGAGGCGGGTCATGTCCAACAATAATACAGGTACTCGAACAAGAGGCCAGCGAGCTATACGATGGTCAACAGCTATTCAATCATCATCGACAACGGAGAGGAGCCCTGAATCTGGTAGGAAATCTCGCCAACGGACTATTTGGAGTTTTAGACTCTCAGTATGCGCAGAATATGGAAGAGGTCATCCGCAGAATCCAAGCTAAGGAATTGCACAACACACATTTACTCAAGAATCAGACGTCGATCTTAGATAGCATTAGAGAACGA GTGATGGTATCAGAAGTCCAGGAATTGGACAATACTCTCATATTCCATACTAAAATACCATTAGTAGACGAAGAAGAGTACGACGTGTATCAATTGACGCCAACTCTAGTAGCCACCCAAAATCATATACTCGCAACGGAGACAGAGACCAAATATCTTGCGATTAGTGATCATCGAGATCGACATTTCGCACTAACGGTAGAGGAGCTGAACGAATGCACGAAGATGTCAAAAAGACCAATGCTGTGCAATATAAAACAAACAACGTTGGGTCCAGCACACGAGCAGTTCCAATGTGCCCTGGCAGCCGTTCAAGCTGAACAAAAAACCAGCTGCAAACCCGAAAAGATCAAAACGACAAGCATATGGTATCCCCTTGATGCTCCCAATTCTTGGATCTTCGCTACGACACAGGAAGTAACACTAACCTATGTTTGCGGAAAGGAACGATAA